DNA from Triticum aestivum cultivar Chinese Spring chromosome 7D, IWGSC CS RefSeq v2.1, whole genome shotgun sequence:
atacgcctagttgatgtgacactatcttctcccttttttgtcttctccacaaccaccattctattccacatatagtgctatatccatggctcacgctcatgtattgcgtgaagattgaaaatttttgagaacgtcaaaagtatgaaacaattgcttggcttgtcatcggggttgtgcatgatttaaataatttgtgtggtgaagatagagcatagccagactatatgattttgtggggataactttctttggccatgttattttgagaagacatgattgctttgttagtatgcttgaagtattattatttttatgtcaatattaaacttttgtcttgaatctttcggatctgaatattcaaaccacaattaagaagaattacattgaaattatgccaagcagcactccgcatcaaaaattctgtttttatcacttacctactcgaggacgagcaggaattaagcttcgggatgcttgatacgtctccaatgtatctataatttttgattgctccatgctatattatctactgttttggacattattgggctttattattcacttttatattatttttggtactaacctattaaccggaggcccagcccagaattgttgttttttgcctatttcagagtttcgcagaaaaggaatatcaaacagagtccaaacggaatgaaaccttcgggaacgtgatttttaggaagaatatgatccaggagacttggaccctacgtcaagaaacaaaagaggaggccacgaggtagggggcgcgcctaccccccagggcacgccctccaccctcgtgggccccctgttgctccaccgacgtactccttcctcctatatatacctacgtacccccaaacgaccagatacggagccaaaaacctaattccactgccgcaaccttctgtacctatgagatcccatcttggggcctgttccggagctccgccggagggggcatccatcacggaaggcttctacatcaacaccatagcctctccgatgaagtgcgagaagtttacctcagaccttcgggtccatagttagtagctagatggcttcttctctctttttggatctcaatacaatgttctccccctctctcgtggagatctattcgatgtaatcttcttttgcggtgtgtttgttgagaccgatgaattgtgggtttatgatcaagtttatctatgaacaatatttgaatcttctctgaattcttttatgtataattggttatctttgcaagtctcttcgaattatcagtttggtttggcctactagattgatctttcttgcaatgggagaagtgcttagctttgggttcaatcttgtggtgtcctttccctgtgacagtaggggcagcaaggcacgtattgtattgttgccatcgaggataacaagatggggttttttatcatattgcatgaatttatccctctacatcatgtcatcttgcttaaggcgttactctgttttcatgaacttgatactctagatgcatgctggatagcggtcgatgagtggagtaatagtagtagatgcaggcaggagtcggtctacttgtctcggacgtgatgcctatatacatgatcatacctagatattctcataactatgctcaattctgtcaattgctcaacagtaattcgttcacccatcgtaaaatacttatgctcttgagagaagccactagtgaaacctatggcccccgggtctatcttcatcatattaatctgccaacacttagttatttcatttgcttttttactttgcttttattttactttgcatctttatcacaaaaataccaaaaatattatcctatcatatctatcagatctcactctcgtaagtgactgtgaagggattgacaaccccttatcgcgttggttgcgaggatttatttgttttgtgtaggtgcgagggactcgcgcgtagcctcctactgaattgatacattggttctcaaaaactgagggaaatacttacgctactttgttgcatcaccctttcctcttcaagggaaaaccaacgcagtgctcaagaggtagcaggctcctgagacgcggccttgttgagccctaggacgtcgatgcagacgcgtagcccgacatcctcgcctggatggggagctgcgcctggtgagcggcggtcgccgcgcatggcccttgcgtcttgtagctcctgagtggtcttggtgatgaactcctgagcggtgggcgctcctcggcctgtgttctcctgaggggaacgtgccatgaagcatgcctccaagtggtgcccgagcgcctccctcgtgatgttggcaaggtctgaggccctccagaagagagccctcgagccctgcctgagaagggcgccgggcgcgctttcctatgcgatgaagggaggcgccccaggtgcaggcgctgatcctgacgaggcaccactcacgacgccaccctcctgaggtcatgCACGGCGTagatgcttcttcttcttgggggtagcctcgggagggcactcgcccttgctgtcggggtcgtcgattgttgcagcttggaaggcacgctcgagggagcacaccgcgtctcttaattcgcacgggactgtgatgattccgccgcttcctggcatcttgaggacattgtaaccgtgGTGtgtcacagccatgaacttggccagggctggatacccgaggatggcattgtacggtagacggatgtgcgtgacgtcgaagtcgacgagctcggtgcggtagttgttgcgttctccgaaggtgacgggaaggcgaacctgcccggtcggggtagtggagccgtcggacactcctgagaaaggcttggtgagctgaagctggtcatacggcacttggaggttgtcgaacgtgtcgacagaTAGGATGTTGTGccccgcgccgccatcgatgagggtcttggtgacttgcacgtcgttgatgactggtgaacaaagcatcgggagggcgccagcggtagccgcgcacttgagctgatctgccgagctgaatgtgatggcgcacttggaccatttgagcgggcgcgtggcctcgagcttggggaggactgcattcacttcgcgagcaaaatgtttgaagatacgctgcgaggctggggcttgagctccgcctaagatgcaggcgatagcacgcggctcctggaagcccccagccccctcgtcttgatggtggtcgtcattccttcttggtggtggaggtagtggaggaagaccggcgttgccctgaggacaatcctcacgaggatgatccctccaggcgccctcgcgaggctgatcctgccagcggtcctcacaaggccgGTGGCGCCACTCCTGccgcgggccacggtcatcccagcgtccgccgccacgtcctcctcctcggccgtagccccgattgatgcgctcggggcgtcgaccgaagcgtccttctcgaatggctctgtgctctttgacagtcgttggtgttgtggctatgcaggttatggaaggcgcagaacggtcggctgctcttggatgactcgggctggtctctgccgcgcttggtgtctggctccgccgcgagcacggctgctccctttgcgcttcacgtccttggccttgactttcttctcctccgggtccgcagccaggagctcgaggagggagaggcgccccccctcagctcttgcgcacttggtcgccaggctcactacaagaaatatgtcaacttgtgaccttgactattggtcactgaatggtcattattttccatttgtgacctttttgtgacaaaaacAGATGGTTAAAAgatggcagtcgtaaactgaaattaacgaccttctctgtgagaaggtcgtagacgtttacgactaaaatatgcctactgttttgttttggtcattagcagcctccccaggccacgtaggcatccgacgtggcaatctgatgtggcacaagaatcagcctgatccaattcggtgtttatatgggccgagcccattaattcggcctttataatatttatttttcctattaatttttgctagctacatgggctggcccagcaattcggcctttttatttctAGATGCGGCCTTTTACAGCGTATGATCTTTTATTTTTTGCCATTTTATTTTCCACAGTTTTACATTTGTCCCAAATATCATAATATCATAcactggtcccacacgtcagaaaTTTCAAATGTGCTCAAATTATTTTGATAAGTGGGACGCACGAGTCATGTTTCCATTGCACACattttcaaatcacatacataattaCTAGTTCATGTGAAACAGAAATTGTAATTCTGAAACATACATGAAATTCACAAACAGAGAGAAGATACattaattcacatacataattacTATTTCATTCACAAACAGAGAGAAGATACATTAAATTCCCAGATAACCCAGCTATTATTACATAACTTGCTATATAAGAATGTCTTGGAGCTTCTTTGAACATCTTTCGTCTTGAATTTACTCAAAATATCTGCCAAGAAGAAAATAGAACAGCAAGGATAGGGtgaataacaacaacaacaggTGATGGGGTGCTATTCCATCTAAACAAGAGACTGAACCCAACAAGCTAGATTCATTCAGCATCATCAACAATTCAGTAAAGTACTGCAATTTAGAACTGATGAGAAAAAACAACTACACGActtcataactgaacatattcaaGTAAAAATTGTACAAGTTACATTCCAGTAAACAAACTGTACACGTTGACGATTCCCTGCTGCATATACATATCACTTGTGTCATGTTTGGGGGTTCAGAATGTACACAACATGTTTATGGTAGATGAACTGCAGCTGCTAGGAATAGTAAAGCAAAGATGTACTGCCACTAATCAGCAAAAACATAACATTTTCTCAGAGTTAATGATAGAACATGGATAAAGATGGAAACAAAAAATATTTCTAATCTTGGAACCCAACATATCAAATCAAAACGAGAGAGGGGCAGAGGTGGCGTGGAGGAGAAAGGACCTTGAGCTGCTGCTCCTCTCCATGGTTGTGTGTCACCCTCCATCTCCTGACTATGATCATCAACATCTACTACTAACAACTCCCTGTGCAATCCTACATTGCAGTAAAAATTCCTCGCCCTCCATTTACTCGCTTTACAGTACTCCTAATGCTTGGAGTAGTTCAAGCAGTACTGCAGTAAAACTACTCCTAATGctacagcagttaacagcaagggaAATTACTGTGATGTTCAAAATTTACAGTAAACACTCCACCCCACTGAATATTACTAAAACTTAATAGAATTTAACTAAGCTTTTCAGTTTCAGAATATGAAAGTCAgaaaataagcttgcaagcaagttTATGTAAGTAATGCACACTGGAGTACAATACTTCTACGAATTTCTGCAAATAATTCATGATTTTCTAACTACTCCAAGATGTCCAATTAATTAACTGGAAAAGTAACTAAACttgcaaattgagaaaatcttgTCAGACCACTTGCAATATCTTCGGTGACAGTACCATGTTCAGAACAAATACTTACAATATCTACTGCAAGAACTTGTTTACTCCTGCATATTTGCTTGCATGTTCAGAATCTGCAAATATTCAGAAGCATGTTTAGAACACTTACTGAAAAGTACTGTTAAATGTTGAAAAGTTAaatcttgttcaatctcgttaaatACTCCAAGAAAAATTACTCCGCACAAATACAGTTCAATCTTGTTAAATACTCTTAAGCAAAATTACTGGAGTACTAGAGTACTACAATTTAAATGTAATCCAAGCAAATTGAGAAGTTAACAGTACTACTGCTAACTTGGAGTAGCTTTGACTATGTACAGAGCATGATGGAGGGTCTAGCTTACTGCTGCTACTCCACATATCTAATTTCACTTAACAGAGCAAGATGGAGTAACCCAAAAAAATTAACAGAGCAAGCAAATGTACTCTAAATGGCAGTTCACCAGAGATTTTCAAGTTAAAAATACTCCCAGGGGTAAACAACAATGACATGAACGAAGTAAAGGATGGATGTTGTAAATTAATCCAGTAATTCTTTTTTGTTCTCATATTTTTCACCCTCTAGACACTGCCTAGAGCGCTTACAAGATGACAAAGTTAATTTTGCATAACACATATGGATTCTTATCTTCTTCGGTAAGGGGGGCACATTTACAGCTaatctattatattattaaaaaGTAACCATGTATTGATGTCTCCATACCCCATATGATTTCTAGACTGCCATGCAAAGCAATGAGTTGAGTCCAATTCCTACACGGCCATGGACctgtaaaaaaaaaagaaaactacgCCTATATATGACATACGTTCCCAAACAGCCTAGCAAAGCGAGGCAAACAAGCTGTGGATCCAAATTATAATGGCCGAGAACTAACAAAAATTTCTCACGTAATATGTGAAACACGCACATATTCGTTTGCACATCCAAAGTGTGTCACGTACTGGAGATGCCTCTGACCGAGAAGTGCAAATTAGAATCACAAATGGAAGGACACTTCCATCAGCATCTTTGCTATTCAAAAAAATCATCACGTTTGTTGTACTGACACACAATCAGTTTCCAATTATATCTCAAAACCAATCAACACAAGCTAGCCACACTACACATCCCAGCTAATTGCAACTTGGCGTTGTAAGCAATAATCGGCAAGCCTTTGCTCTGCCTCAGGCCTCAGTCGACAGAACAAAACAAGGCAGGAGATACTGCAGAAAGCAAAGCTGCCTTGCGGTTTTAAACAAATTACTATCACGAACGGGATGGAGTCGCCTCAAAACAGATGCTATTATTGGCACACTGATTAATAAGAATGGAAGCAGCAGGTGGAGAAATCAATTTTTGAAACTTGTTTCTCCTAACTTGCAATACTGCAATATGGCATCATGTCAACTATTTACATAAAGGAAAGAGAAATAGACAGATAATGCAGCTACCCTACTAATGTGCAGGAAAGAAGTGGTGACTGAATAATGTGTTGCACTACACATGCTAGTTTGCAGAACAGTCCCACGCCTATTACATTACTAGAGCAATTTCATTACTAGAGCCTCTGCTTGGGGATAAAAAAAATGAGCAGATTGTAATGTATTTGAATCAAGATCCTTTCAGAAACTAGCTAGTATGAAGAGGAAAATCAAGCAAAACTGTCACAGGTCTTGAGCGCTTCAGATCCTAGTGGCTGGCTACTTTAACAGTATTTATTACAAGTAAAAAAACACAGCAGAAATCCTAGACAGTGAAGAACATATTCAGCACGCACGCTGATTAATCACTTGACAcacaatgcaatgcaatgcaacgcAAGCAGCAGGTAGCTAGAAGTTAACAAGACAATAAATAAATCCTTGACAGTGGAGAACATATTCAGCACGCACGCTCACTGATTAATCACTTAAGCAAAATGAATAGATATCCCCTTTCTCCATGGAGAGGGCGGACCCGAGACCTTGGAATAGATCCCTGATTGAATGAACAACGCAATACAGAGCCAGAGCGGAGAGCTGGAGGCGAACGGCCTGGCTGGTGGGCGCACTGGAGAAGAGAGCTGCTACTGCAAGCTGGAGAGACGCTGGATAGAAGAATTTCAAGATCGATCTTAACTCGCGGGAACAAGCACGGACCTAAAATCGATGGAGCCGGGATATACCTCGGGTGCCGAGCGGAGCGACACCGTGGGGGTGCTGCTGGAGTCGATTGAGCCCGACAGCGAACAGAGACGGCGGGAGGACACGTTGACGGAGACGGAGCTCTGTCCGCAAAGCAGACGAAGCAGGGGAGGCCATGGCGAGGAGGCAAACGTCGGCGGCGCTTGGACTTGGGCGAGGCTTCGGCTCAGCGGCGCCAGAACGGCAAGGAGGGACTTTGCATCGGGGTGGCGCGCTGCAAGGTCGGGGACGCGAGCGTCCATGGCGGCGAAGTGCACTGTTTGAGACAGAGAGAGAAATCGAgatgtgagagagagagaaaggaggaaGAAAGAGAGCACGGGAAGAAGAGAACAGAGAAGAAGGGTGGTACTCGTCTGCTGGCTCCGGCAAGCTGTGGCtagtggtcgccggcggcggcgtgcAAAAACACAGGAGGAGCTCCTCTCGTGGGGCTCGGGCGCGGGGAATCGTGGGAGGAGGCTGCGAGGATGGGCGCACTCGGGCGCTCGCTCCATCTCCTCGGGCGTAGAGGTGGCCGGGAGATGCGGAGAGGGGAGGGAGAGACGAGGTCGGCGGTGGTGGgtgaggaggacggcgaggtcggcggtgggtgggagaggactggatcgggagggggcgggtacggggaggaggtggcggcggcggcggggacattgggagcagggaggaggggtgcgatgggGATCTGatctagggtttgggctgcggggggaggggggagggggtatctcctttttttctgtagatagatggatggacggatgtggagatatgtatggatggatggctggatgggcgccatgtcatcgatccgtgggaagagTTTGATTGGTTCAGAAAATCAGTTATCTAAAATAGTTTTCAAATactaaaaatagagggattttgtgaagtagctatcaaaacTATTTTGCAAAAAGGCATCACACAAATTTTCACTCAAGTTataccacattttatggatgagcACCATTTTCTATGCATTTcttattttctatctatttttaatcattttttcgagtgcctgaaatgaggttttttcatgaaggaactaccatatatttgttgcaaaattgtaccaaatcaattttctaaaatactaggacatatttaatgcacaattgaccaaatggttgggtgtaaaaagttttgatccacctctcgtgaaaaagacaaattcccgccgattcagctcgaagcgggtcaaatttgaactgtagctacctcgtagtttgctctttattttttttccaaaaatcatttctaggtacataagtatctatttaatcagagaaacaccaaaaaaatccaagattcaaccactagctaggaacggtcaagcccgctgttttgaccgcattttgaaacgggcataaaaaatttaaaaaaaatcaaaaaatggaaaaccttcgcattgtgtcattatatgtgaccatgtttctaggaaaaataataaacttgtaatatggcaattatttttaaaaagtgttctcagaaatgagctatcatgcgtgaagattcatggctttcaagccaaatgatcaatcttatggccacattcttggcatagtttgttcaaatgatctcatattgtgcacaagggtgcatcttggaattccaaacaatgttgcctaagggagttttcattttctttgcacggaaaatacattttccattttccgagtgaccgaaatgagtttttttgtgaaggaactaccatatatttgttgcaaaattggaccaaatcaattttctaaaatactaggccatatttaatgcacaattgacaaaatggttgggtgtaaaaagttttgatccaactctcgtgaaaaagacaaattcccgccgattcagttggaagcgggtcaaatttgaactgcagctgcctcatagtttactattataaaaaaaatcatttatagttacataagtacctatttaatcataaatacatggtttggtggcgatacgtcgaggtttggacggtggccgagggccccagctctagagcgcgtaaactcgcatgcccgccgcgtggtcaccgcatgaccgtgttgttgccatgtgttctgggcggcctaggcatgtctagtgggttgggcactccccaggtaggtgctaggaagaaaaccACAACATAagttctcacgaggagaccgatcgatgctcaaacatgaataagcagccaagtgtttgattagcggtacgggaaatccacatggctaatgggcgtgagttttggctgaggatgatcagttactaagaagaccgtcttcacaaattttcagctcaaaaggaggagcctaggtggtacttgctttgcaaagtaccacactgtaCATAAATACGAatattgaagctgggctcaaaataatgaatggattgagctggcatttggtggaggatggttatttgggcataggaaagcactgtagaaaatggataccatttggacatgccaaagtggtacttccttcacaaagtgtttttctgaacagaataggaaaacgaatatttttgaattattttttaactaggcaaggaaggttttttacatatttgacgaagatatgacccaaagaatttagggataattagatttatgcccctagtgggacacaactaggggcataaatctaattatcccaagaatttatgagatttttttgggaattttgggaatgacagaaatataggttgcttcacaacctagggcaaaaactgccacatggacatgacacataggcaaaactgatgaggtggctcctagtcatagcaacccaccacaatttacaaggttatgaccatctatattggtcatgatcagctagaaataaggcagcggactagtgctatctgctttatgaccatttcgtgtaaggaaattacgacatttctgaccaaaatggtcgttatagtttagggtttggagccccccgaacagcttttgaccaattggtctgaaatggtcatagatctatgaccaattcttccagggtcactgacagaaggtcactagttaacatatttcttgtagtggctgaacagctccagggacgtgcacaactcctcgtggatggcgagctcctccttcatcttgacgtcgcggacgccatcagagaacgcggagatgatggcctcgtccgtcaccttgggaatcttgaggcgaacgttgttgaagcactggatgtacttctggagggtctctcctggttgttgcttgacgcagcataggtcacccgcagccggtgggcagtcgcgagtgccctggaagttggcaacgaaaggGTCgagcatctcgttccaggaggagatcgagcctggaggcaggttcaggagccaagagcgggcaccatccttgagagccatggggaaccagttcgccatgactttctcgtcgccgttggccgcctcgatgctcagctcgtagagttgcaggaactccgtggggtcgggggtgccgtcgtagcgaggaggcagatccggcttttacttgcccggccaggcgacgctacgcagctcgggggtgaaggcgcggcagccggccatggTCACCAGGGCCCATCTTGGAGGTGGGGCTTGGTCATGGCGCCCGCGCGCCGCCACGGCAAGCGGCACGGGGCCTGCCACAGCAAGCGGTCCTGGCGTGGCGGTGCGGGGAGTGGTGGAGCGTTCTCTtgtggtcgagggacttcttgacagcttctttcttcacccgcgggcgccggacgcggtgggtagCGCCGTGGAGCCGCgcaccttggcgccagggcgccgtcttggtgtagaggtggtggaggtgctcggTGAGCTACGTTGCCCGTcgttggcggagggcgaggcagcgagagggactgcgcaggggagccccctgcggcgctgacaagctcggcgatgcggtcgagccagtcctcgtagaggttgtcaACGGGGTGGTATcgcaggagctcgtgtgccatgaggagcacggcccgcgcgtccgtgggagcgcgacgagcgtgagacaacgaaccagcgggagtcagcgacggagtggcggtgcggccgtcctgccgcaccgaggggtgcaacgaggaggcttgctactcgttccccgccaggccggtggcggcgttggcggcaggcgtcgtagaacgacggggtggcccgccgacgcgagccgtctgagcaacgcgggtggcgagggcagcccggcgctcaacgcgagcgcggcgtgcgtccgccatggagacgatgaagcaacgggacgcggggcgacggaagggaagcttcggcgcccccctacctggcgcgccaaatgccggatcacgggttccggcaaaaccctcaaggttcaaacaatggggtgcgcatgaagatctccccctaccgatccacgtcctagcttcgctaagatctcaaggactaactcgacgaactcgcaacacaagggacacaagatttataccggtttgggccaccgttgtggtgtaat
Protein-coding regions in this window:
- the LOC123170100 gene encoding formin-like protein 7 isoform X1 gives rise to the protein MSPPPPPPPPRTRPLPIQSSPTHRRPRRPPHPPPPTSSLPPLSASPGHLYARGDGASARVRPSSQPPPTIPRARAPREELLLCFCTPPPATTSHSLPEPADDALRRHGRSRPRPCSAPPRCKVPPCRSGAAEPKPRPSPSAADVCLLAMASPASSALRTELRLRQRVLPPSLFAVGLNRLQQHPHGVAPLGTRASLQLAVAALFSSAPTSQAVRLQLSALALYCVVHSIRDLFQDSEHASKYAGVNKFLQ
- the LOC123170100 gene encoding uncharacterized protein isoform X4, whose protein sequence is MERAPECAHPRSLLPRFPAPEPHERSSSCVFARRRRRPLATACRSQQTMHFAAMDARVPDLAARHPDAKSLLAVLAPLSRSLAQVQAPPTFASSPWPPLLRLLCGQSSVSVNVSSRRLCSLSGSIDSSSTPTVSLRSAPEILNMQANMQE
- the LOC123170100 gene encoding formin-like protein 7 isoform X2; the encoded protein is MSPPPPPPPPRTRPLPIQSSPTHRRPRRPPHPPPPTSSLPPLSASPGHLYARGDGASARVRPSSQPPPTIPRARAPREELLLCFCTPPPATTSHSLPEPADDALRRHGRSRPRPCSAPPRCKVPPCRSGAAEPKPRPSPSAADVCLLAMASPASSALRTELRLRQRVLPPSLFAVGLNRLQQHPHGVAPLGTRACSSSSLLQCAHQPGRSPPALRSGSVLRCSFNQGSIPRF
- the LOC123170100 gene encoding uncharacterized protein isoform X3, whose product is MERAPECAHPRSLLPRFPAPEPHERSSSCVFARRRRRPLATACRSQQTMHFAAMDARVPDLAARHPDAKSLLAVLAPLSRSLAQVQAPPTFASSPWPPLLRLLCGQSSVSVNVSSRRLCSLSGSIDSSSTPTVSLRSAPELAVAALFSSAPTSQAVRLQLSALALYCVVHSIRDLFQGLGSALSMEKGDIYSFCLSD